Proteins encoded in a region of the Marinomonas maritima genome:
- a CDS encoding diguanylate cyclase codes for MKTVPLRWLIVAPFVVLALISGVTMYLVSTITISNIANTVGIQYIKEVEGRIYDRVQNFMAPLNNIVEVNFNAFSHRPELLDDLTPIASRFYEQAMPHTQMTFISIATVDGRYLASAQDPIRRGQHNIAANFVHKALTMEGFEYDQANAIGAKILSDPTFSYDPRTRPFYTDATKERRITWSDIHPYYGYPALGIGLSAPIYNVKGEFLGVTATSIALIELDQYLESLELVDGAYIFLAEENGALIATSEQGELYRTADGVTTRANLNDHSNEVFQLASQNLEEGAQTLNIKRQEYLYYVRPITLKYGKSWLIGILIPSAYHKKVLTDYTHSTIIITLVLFVCIGLIGSLIARYIGKPIQLLNKAANDNNIKSIQVLPQPLSGIREINSLSQGLSSMADNLFDIMQNLEEKVSERTSYLQGENEHLLESSLTDELTGLYNRRGFNLAFDQVLKNVQKNKQQFTLVLCDVDHFKYINDKFGHTVGDFALVSVAMHLKKYTRATIDIVARYGGDEFALVFLNTDVAQVEKRLNSIREECASTPVVKSEYITMSFGVVHVSEGSSISAEGLIEQADQKLYQAKNNGRNKIVI; via the coding sequence ATGAAGACTGTTCCGTTACGATGGTTGATTGTTGCCCCATTCGTAGTGCTTGCATTGATATCGGGTGTAACGATGTATTTGGTTTCCACGATAACCATTTCGAATATTGCAAATACGGTGGGAATACAATACATCAAAGAGGTAGAGGGGCGTATTTATGATCGTGTACAAAATTTCATGGCGCCGTTGAATAATATTGTTGAGGTTAATTTCAATGCTTTTTCTCATCGACCTGAGCTGCTTGATGATCTGACTCCCATAGCGAGCCGATTTTACGAGCAAGCGATGCCTCATACGCAAATGACGTTTATTTCTATTGCAACGGTCGATGGGCGTTACCTTGCTTCAGCGCAAGACCCTATCAGAAGAGGACAGCATAATATTGCAGCTAATTTTGTTCACAAAGCACTCACAATGGAAGGGTTTGAATACGATCAAGCAAACGCTATTGGCGCTAAGATACTGTCTGATCCAACCTTTAGTTATGACCCCAGAACACGACCATTTTATACGGATGCTACAAAAGAAAGAAGAATCACGTGGAGTGACATTCATCCTTACTATGGTTATCCCGCACTTGGTATTGGGTTGTCTGCTCCTATATACAATGTAAAAGGAGAATTCCTAGGCGTTACCGCGACAAGCATTGCCCTGATCGAGTTGGATCAATATCTTGAATCTCTAGAACTAGTCGATGGAGCTTATATATTTTTGGCCGAAGAAAATGGAGCACTAATTGCGACGTCGGAGCAGGGTGAGCTATACAGAACCGCTGACGGTGTGACGACTCGAGCTAATCTTAATGACCATTCTAATGAAGTGTTTCAGTTGGCGAGTCAGAACTTAGAAGAAGGAGCGCAAACGCTTAATATTAAAAGACAAGAGTATTTATATTATGTTCGACCGATAACGCTAAAATACGGAAAGAGCTGGCTGATAGGTATTTTAATTCCTAGTGCATATCATAAGAAAGTTTTAACAGACTACACCCACAGTACGATTATTATTACGCTGGTATTGTTTGTATGCATTGGGTTAATTGGTTCATTGATTGCTCGCTATATTGGCAAGCCAATTCAGCTTCTCAATAAAGCAGCAAATGATAATAATATCAAGAGTATTCAAGTTCTGCCTCAGCCTCTAAGTGGAATTCGAGAGATCAACTCTCTTAGTCAAGGGTTGAGCTCAATGGCAGATAATCTTTTTGATATAATGCAGAATTTGGAAGAAAAAGTATCGGAAAGAACCTCTTATCTACAAGGTGAAAATGAACATTTACTAGAGAGTTCTCTAACCGATGAGTTAACTGGCTTATATAACCGCCGCGGATTCAACCTAGCATTTGATCAAGTCTTAAAAAATGTTCAGAAAAACAAACAGCAGTTCACTTTGGTTTTGTGTGATGTTGACCATTTTAAATACATTAATGACAAATTTGGTCACACAGTGGGTGATTTTGCTCTAGTGTCTGTTGCCATGCATCTTAAGAAATATACACGAGCTACTATAGACATTGTTGCGCGCTATGGTGGTGATGAGTTTGCATTGGTGTTTCTAAATACTGATGTTGCTCAAGTGGAAAAAAGACTTAATAGCATTCGAGAAGAATGTGCTAGTACTCCAGTGGTTAAAAGCGAATACATCACGATGAGTTTTGGCGTTGTTCATGTCAGTGAAGGTTCATCTATTTCTGCGGAAGGTCTGATTGAACAAGCAGATCAGAAGCTATACCAAGCTAAGAATAATGGTAGAAATAAAATAGTTATTTAA
- the msrA gene encoding peptide-methionine (S)-S-oxide reductase MsrA, which translates to MTNKIEDILRKSTIPTDKDALPGRDTPSKVSGIHAVNNEPFDRKPNNKESEVILGMGCFWGAERKLWNTKGVLVTSVGYTGGYTKNPTYEEVCSGQTGHSEVVQVIFDTSIITLEGVLNVFWENHDPTQGMKQGNDIGSQYRSVIYTKGEQDFAIAKASQAAYQKELLAAGHGMITTEIEPLDTYYFAEEYHQQYLHKNPNGYCGLNGTGVSCPIGLSSH; encoded by the coding sequence ATGACCAATAAGATTGAAGATATTCTTCGAAAGTCCACCATTCCAACTGACAAAGACGCCCTTCCCGGCAGAGACACACCTTCAAAAGTGTCAGGTATACACGCTGTAAACAATGAACCCTTTGACCGCAAACCCAACAACAAAGAGTCCGAAGTGATTCTTGGTATGGGGTGTTTCTGGGGAGCGGAAAGAAAGTTATGGAATACAAAAGGCGTACTCGTAACATCTGTTGGCTATACCGGTGGTTACACTAAAAATCCAACGTATGAAGAAGTCTGTTCTGGTCAAACAGGACACAGCGAAGTAGTACAGGTCATTTTTGATACCTCCATTATCACACTAGAGGGCGTCCTAAACGTTTTCTGGGAAAACCATGACCCAACTCAAGGAATGAAACAAGGAAACGACATAGGCAGTCAATATCGCTCGGTTATCTACACTAAAGGCGAGCAAGATTTTGCGATAGCAAAAGCAAGCCAAGCAGCGTATCAAAAAGAGTTATTAGCCGCTGGCCACGGCATGATCACCACAGAAATTGAACCACTAGACACTTACTACTTTGCGGAAGAATATCACCAACAGTACCTACACAAGAATCCAAATGGTTACTGTGGATTGAATGGAACAGGAGTTAGTTGCCCTATAGGCCTGTCCAGTCATTAA